The Funiculus sociatus GB2-C1 genomic interval ACCTACTTACTAATTTTTAATTGTTATAAATGGATATTTTGATTGTTGAGGATGAACCGGAAATTGCTAAGCTCATCCAGACAGCTTTAGAACGAGAGGGTTTTTCTTGCCATCACTCCCGCGATGGTTTGAAAGCTTTACAAGTTTTTCAGGAGCAACAACCGGATTTAATAGTTCTTGATTTGATGCTACCTGGTTTGGATGGGCTGGAAGTGTGTGCCAGAATCCGACAGAAACCTGGTGCGAAAGACCCTTATATTTTGATGCTGACCGCTAGGGGTGAGGAAATTGACCGCGTTATTGGACTTTCTACTGGTGCTGATGATTATCTGGTCAAACCGTTTAGTCCTAGAGAATTGGTTGCTAGAGTAAGGGCCTTATTGCGCCGCAGCTTGCGTCAGAGAGGACAGCATCAGGTTTATCATACCCAACATTTCACTGTTGATGTAGAGCAGCGCACTGCCAAACGCCAAATCGATTCTCAACAATC includes:
- a CDS encoding response regulator transcription factor; protein product: MDILIVEDEPEIAKLIQTALEREGFSCHHSRDGLKALQVFQEQQPDLIVLDLMLPGLDGLEVCARIRQKPGAKDPYILMLTARGEEIDRVIGLSTGADDYLVKPFSPRELVARVRALLRRSLRQRGQHQVYHTQHFTVDVEQRTAKRQIDSQQSEILDLTTLEFNLLSTFISHPGRVWNRTQLIEKLWGDDFFGDERVVDTHVARLRKKIEPDPANPSFIKTVVGVGYKFEDAIG